From the genome of Triticum aestivum cultivar Chinese Spring chromosome 3B, IWGSC CS RefSeq v2.1, whole genome shotgun sequence, one region includes:
- the LOC123064659 gene encoding uncharacterized protein, producing MTSQSWVADKAATMLKKDPTIGAVKILKELQEEHHVTLDYNTVWKGKQKAATSLYGSWEESFRMLYNYKAEIELRSPGSIVEIDTTTSEGEVHFSKLFIAFKPCIDGFLNGCRPYISIDSTHLNGKWKGQLAVVTALDGHNWMFPVAYGFIESENGENWAWFMNQVKKAIGDPPVLAVCTDACKGLENAVKKVFPQAEQRECFRHMWHNFQKYFHGDVFGRLWPAARAYRAEEYQHHMTKVFEASEKAYPYLRDYHNLSFVIHQLNAKTRGLGHLKAKASADWSGEVKNDNKGDERHVVKTLTHECTCLQWQHTGKPCDHALAFINVLQARNFVNMEDYVHEYYSVSRFRAAYEGVIEPLTDKNQWPHVDTGFVLRPPIPKGKKKGAGRTRKQRMKSWWEGGSRKGSLNKCNKCGDVGHREAGCPQNGTKKRKSMGKKNPSPWFDVSVSNVIPSTPTKSKNVATCSSPGAVTRSQAASQASPGAVTRSQATSEAATPPPKSPAKGKKKKMTPKRKKLSDL from the exons ATGACAAGTCAATCTTGGGTGGCTGACAAGGCAGCAACTATGCTTAAGAAAGATCCAACCATTGGTGCTGTGAAGATACTTAAAGAGTTACAGGAAGAGCATCATGTCACACTTGACTATAACACAGTGTGGAAAGGCAAACAAAAGGCAGCAACCAGCTTGTATGGGAGTTGGGAAGAAAGTTTCAGGATGTTGTACAACTACAAGGCCGAGATAGAATTGAGGTCTCCAGGGAGTATTGTAGAGATTGATACAACCACAAGTGAAGGTGAAGTACATTTCAGCAAGCTATTTATTGCTTTCAAGCCATGCATAGATGGGTTTCTGAATGGATGTAGGCCATATATCAGCATAGACTCAACTCACTTAAATGGCAAGTGGAAAGGTCAGCTAGCTGTAGTCACTGCTTTGGACGGTCACAATTGGATGTTCCCGGTGGCGTATGGCTTTATTGAGTCTGAAAATGGAGAAAATTGGGCTTGGTTCATGAATCAAGTGAAGAAGGCAATAGGGGACCCTCCAGTACTGGCTGTTTGTACGGATGCTTGCAAGGGTCTTGAAAATGCTGTTAAAAAGGTTTTCCCTCAAGCTGAGCAGCGTGAGTGCTTTAGGCATATGTGGCATAATTTTCAGAAATATTTTCATGGTGATGTGTTTGGACGGTTGTGGCCTGCTGCTAGGGCATATAGGGCGGAAGAATATCAACATCACATGACAAAGGTGTTTGAGGCATCTGAGAAAGCGTATCCTTACCTTAGGGATTACCATAATCTGTCATTTGTCATACACCAATTAAATGCAAAGACTCGAGGACTAGGACATCTCAAGGCTAAAGCATCAGCTGATTGGAGTGGAGAAGTGAAAAATGATAACAAAGGGGATGAAAGACATGTCGTCAAAACACTCACACATGAGTGTACATGTCTGCAATGGCAGCACACAGGCAAGCCTTGTGACCATGCACTAGCCTTCATAAATGTTTTGCAAGCTCGCAACTTTGTGAACATGGAGGATTATGTGCACGAGTACTACTCAGTTAGCAGATTCAGGGCAGCATATGAAGGTGTAATTGAGCCCCTTACGGACAAGAATCAGTGGCCACATGTTGATACAGGCTTTGTGTTGCGTCCACCAATTCCAAAAGGCAAGAAAAAAGGTGCTGGAAGAACAAGAAAACAGAGGATGAAGAGTTGGTGGGAAGGTGGATCAAGGAAGGGATCATTGAACAAATGCAACAAATGCGGGGACGTAGGACATAGAGAAGCCGGCTGTCCTCAAAATGGAACAAAGAAACG GAAAAGTATGGGGAAAAAGAATCCATCTCCATGGTTTGATGTCTCAGTTAGCAATGTGATTCCATCTACACCAACCAAGAGCAAGAATGTCGCCACTTGTAGCAGTCCTGGAGCTGTGACAAGAAGCCAAGCGGCATCTCAAGCTAGTCCTGGAGCTGTCACAAGGAGCCAAGCAACATCTGAAGCTGCTACTCCACCACCAAAGTCTCcagcaaaaggaaagaagaagaaaatgactcCAAAGAGGAAGAAATTAAGCGATCTGTGA